From Candidatus Vondammii sp. HM_W22, one genomic window encodes:
- a CDS encoding fructosamine kinase family protein, translating into MTDWQQVATHVSKITGNIFSPTAPINIGGGCINTAVKLKEGDRCHFVKLNGIGQLGMFQAELSGLEEIKQSNSLRVPQPVCAGTTGSQAYLIVEYIEFSGNGDTKMAGRQLAEMHWVTRSKFGWIRDNTIG; encoded by the coding sequence ATGACAGACTGGCAGCAGGTAGCTACGCATGTCAGCAAAATCACAGGCAATATTTTTTCACCCACCGCTCCCATCAACATTGGTGGTGGCTGCATCAATACTGCAGTCAAACTGAAAGAGGGAGACCGCTGCCATTTTGTAAAACTCAACGGTATCGGGCAACTCGGCATGTTTCAAGCCGAACTCTCTGGTTTGGAAGAGATAAAGCAGAGTAACAGCCTCCGTGTACCCCAGCCCGTTTGTGCAGGTACCACGGGAAGTCAAGCTTACCTGATTGTGGAATATATCGAGTTTTCAGGTAACGGTGATACTAAAATGGCGGGAAGGCAACTGGCTGAAATGCACTGGGTCACCCGTAGCAAATTCGGCTGGATACGCGACAACACCATAGGCTAA